From the Rhodoferax mekongensis genome, one window contains:
- a CDS encoding bifunctional rhamnulose-1-phosphate aldolase/short-chain dehydrogenase produces MTTRISPVPFPVWNEDHAARLDQPNLLLYRSNLLGSDLRITNYGGGNTSAKITQKDPLTGQDVQVLWVKGSGGDVGSMKLDGFSTLYMDKLIALQDIYRGPEHEDEMVGYLPHCTFNLNPRAASIDTPLHAYLPFAHVDHMHPDSVIAIAAMANSEAITQQAFGESIGWLPWRRPGYELGLQLQRYVAAHPGLKGLVLGGHGLFTWGDDSRTCYENTVAVIAQAQTWLAEQAQARNAVPFGGAKVTGLDATTQDAVLAKLLPVLRGQASQSGHKLLHVDRQPVVMEFVNSHQLEALAALGTSCPDHFLRTKIKPLILEESVYTLSGAALSEAIAGKLADYRADYTAYYERCKRANSPALRDPNPVIILLPRIGMVSIAKDKATARIAGEFYVNAINVMRDANAIDTYVGLPEQEAFDIEYWLLEEAKLQRMPKAKPLVGKVALVTGGAGGIGRAIVERQLQEGVCAVLLDIDAAALESTVTELSKKFGKDVVRGVVCDVTSEESVIAAYARTAIEYGGVDILVSNAGIASASPLEDTTLALWNRNQSILATGYFLVGREAFRLMKAQGVGGSMVFIASKNGMVASNQAVAYCAAKAAEIQLSRSFALEGAPLGIRCNVVNPDAVIRGSKIWTGTWSQERAAANKVSEEELEAFYRDRSMLKRSVFPEDIAEATYFLASELAAKSTGNILNVDAGNLAAFPR; encoded by the coding sequence ATGACAACACGCATTTCTCCCGTCCCGTTTCCCGTGTGGAATGAGGACCACGCTGCCCGGCTGGATCAGCCTAACCTTCTCCTGTACCGCTCCAATCTGCTCGGTTCCGACCTGCGCATCACCAACTATGGTGGTGGCAATACGTCAGCCAAGATCACCCAAAAGGATCCTCTCACCGGTCAGGATGTGCAGGTGCTATGGGTCAAGGGCTCGGGCGGCGATGTGGGTTCCATGAAGCTCGATGGCTTCTCGACCCTGTACATGGACAAGCTCATTGCCTTGCAAGACATTTACCGCGGACCTGAGCATGAAGACGAGATGGTTGGCTACCTGCCGCATTGCACTTTCAATCTGAATCCGCGCGCAGCCAGCATAGACACCCCATTGCATGCGTACCTGCCATTTGCCCATGTGGATCACATGCACCCTGATTCGGTGATCGCCATTGCGGCCATGGCGAACAGCGAAGCCATTACTCAGCAAGCGTTTGGTGAAAGCATCGGGTGGTTGCCCTGGCGTCGTCCCGGCTATGAGCTGGGCTTGCAGCTGCAACGCTATGTCGCAGCGCACCCCGGCCTGAAGGGTCTGGTGCTTGGCGGGCACGGACTATTCACTTGGGGCGATGATTCCCGCACCTGCTACGAGAACACCGTGGCGGTGATAGCGCAGGCGCAGACTTGGTTGGCCGAACAAGCGCAGGCCCGCAATGCGGTGCCATTCGGTGGTGCCAAGGTCACCGGTCTGGACGCGACGACGCAGGACGCTGTGCTGGCCAAATTGCTGCCGGTTCTGCGGGGCCAGGCTTCGCAAAGCGGGCACAAGCTTCTGCATGTAGACCGCCAGCCGGTCGTGATGGAATTTGTGAATAGCCATCAGCTGGAAGCCCTGGCTGCCTTGGGCACCTCCTGCCCCGACCATTTTTTGCGCACCAAGATCAAGCCCTTGATTCTTGAGGAGTCGGTTTACACCCTCAGTGGTGCGGCGCTGTCCGAAGCGATTGCCGGCAAACTCGCCGACTACCGCGCGGATTACACCGCCTACTACGAGCGCTGCAAGCGAGCCAACAGCCCGGCCCTGCGCGATCCCAACCCGGTCATCATTCTGCTGCCGCGCATCGGTATGGTGTCTATCGCCAAAGACAAGGCCACAGCCCGCATTGCCGGCGAGTTTTACGTGAACGCCATCAATGTGATGCGCGATGCCAATGCCATCGACACTTATGTGGGTCTCCCTGAACAGGAGGCATTTGACATCGAGTACTGGCTGCTTGAAGAAGCGAAGCTGCAACGCATGCCCAAGGCCAAACCCTTGGTCGGCAAGGTGGCGCTGGTTACCGGCGGCGCCGGAGGCATTGGCCGCGCAATTGTGGAGCGGCAGTTGCAAGAAGGCGTGTGCGCCGTGTTGCTGGACATTGATGCAGCGGCGCTCGAGTCCACGGTGACGGAACTCTCCAAGAAGTTCGGCAAGGATGTGGTGCGTGGGGTTGTTTGCGATGTCACCAGCGAAGAGTCGGTGATTGCAGCCTATGCACGCACGGCCATCGAATACGGTGGCGTGGACATACTGGTCTCTAACGCAGGGATCGCCTCGGCATCGCCGTTGGAAGACACCACGCTGGCGCTCTGGAACCGCAACCAGAGCATCTTGGCGACAGGCTATTTCCTGGTGGGGCGCGAAGCCTTCCGTTTGATGAAAGCTCAAGGGGTGGGCGGCTCCATGGTGTTCATCGCCAGCAAAAACGGCATGGTGGCCAGCAACCAGGCGGTGGCCTACTGTGCTGCCAAGGCCGCTGAAATTCAACTGTCGCGCAGCTTTGCCCTCGAAGGTGCGCCCTTGGGCATCCGCTGCAATGTGGTCAACCCTGACGCCGTGATCCGCGGCAGCAAGATCTGGACGGGTACCTGGAGCCAGGAACGCGCGGCGGCCAACAAGGTGAGCGAGGAAGAGCTAGAAGCCTTTTACCGTGACCGGTCCATGCTCAAACGTAGTGTCTTCCCCGAAGACATCGCTGAGGCCACCTACTTTCTGGCCAGCGAACTGGCAGCCAAATCCACCGGCAACATCCTCAACGTGGACGCAGGCAATCTGGCAGCCTTCCCACGCTAA